The following nucleotide sequence is from Dialister pneumosintes.
TTCCTGACGTATAGGTGACAATTATGAAGGAAAAGCCGAGTAAAGAATCAGAAAGAGAACTTTCAGCTGCTCGTCGAATTGCTACTGCATCAGCCGCAGGTCTTACATTGCTTACTTGTATCGGGATAGGTGTTTACACAGGTGTTATCATTGATAGGTATTTTGGTTGCGCACCTTTCGGATTGACGAGTATGTCAATTCTTGGTGGAGCAGCAGGACTTTGGTCAGTAATTAGAAAAATGTTGGAGAGATAAGGTTCATGAAATATGATCAGACATTTGCCAGGTTTGCCAGACGTATGATCAAGTATACTACCGTTGCTATTATTGGTTTTGCATTCATTTCTGAATTTATTTGGGATTGGCATGTAGCAGTCGGTATTGTACTAGGCGGATTATTTCAGATTCTTTTTCTCTCTTTTCTTTTGGTTAAAGAAAGTCAATGGGAAAGACAAGGGAAAGCTCCTGTTTTTATTAGTCAAAGACTTTCTTTGTTTGCTATGAGTCGACTCGTGTTACAGATTCTAACTTGTGTCGGTATCATATTTACACCCGTTAATATTTTCGGGTATTTAGTAGGCTTACTTACTTTAACACTTATGACCCTTGTGGACAGAGTGATTAAATTAATTAAGGAATAAATTATTGTATTGCCAGAGTAAGGGAGAGGGGGTGAGACTATGCATCTTCACACAGGTACACACGTTGTTTCTCAATTGTTTGGAATGCCCATAAACTTGGATACGATTTATACTACATGGCTTAGTGCTATCATTGTTTTTCTAATCGTATTTGCAGCAACCAGAAGCCGTGCATTGATTCCATCAGGTATTCAAAATGCGGTGGAGTTGTTGTTTGAATGGCTTTTCAGTCAGTTTGAGTCGAATGTTGGAAGTAGCTACCGTAAGGTGTCTACCGTATTATTGACATTGTTTATGTTTATTCTTACGGCAAACCAAATTGGTTTACTACCGACAGAACATTTAACTGCCTCTCCAACAAATGACGTTAATACAACATTGGGGCTCGCTCTTGCAGCGTCTTTATGCGTGCATTTTTATCGTATAAAAAATAAAGGTGTTAAAACATGGTTTGCACACTTTTTCCACCCCATAGCACCATTCGTTGTTCTTAATCTTATCGAAGAAGTCAGCAAGCCAATTACTTTGGCAATGCGTTTGTTTGGTAATATTTTGGCCGGAGAAATTTTACTGGAAATCCTTTACAATCTGGCACCGTGGTTGGTACCTATTATCTGGATTGCATTCAGTTTATTTGTTGGTGTTATCCAGGCTTATATCTTTACAACACTTGTTTCCGTTTATTTAAAGGAAAGTGTATAAAGATAGTCGGGGCTGGCCGAATAACCAGTGTATTTATTTCCGTATAACGGAATTTGGGCACCGTCCCTTCAAACGGAATCTTACCGGTATAACCGGAAAATATTATTAAATTCTCAGGAGGAATTTTAATCATGGATCAGACAATTGTTATTCAATATTCTCTTATTGCAGCTACCATTATTTCTGCTATTGCTTCTATCAGCGCAGCTTTCAATGACTCCAAAGTAGCTAAGGCTGCTATTGATGGCACTACCCGTCAACCTGAAATGGCTGGACAGCTTTTTACAAATATGCTCGTTGGTATCGGTATGGTTGAATCTATTCCGATTATTGCTATCGTTATTGCTATCGTATTGGTGTTTGCTAACCCATTCCTCGGCTAATTTTAATTTCGAGATTTTTAGTCTAAGGAGGGGAGCTAGTTGGTAGACATTAATGGCACACTGCTGATTCAGATCCTCAACTTTATTGTCCTTTGTGCGATTCTTGGACATTTTTGTTACAAGCCGGTTATCAAGGTACTTGATGATCGTAAGAATCGAATTAAGAATGATCTTGACTCTGCCGCAAAGTCTCGTGATGATGCAAGCAGACTGAAAGCATCTTATGAATCACAACTTAAGGACGCACAGATTAAAGCTGATGAAATTGTGCGTAAAGCAGTAAAGGAAGCTGAAGTTCAGGCTCAAGCCCAGATTCAGGCTGCACATGACGCTATTGAAAAGGAAAAAGAAAATGCAACTAAGCATATCGAGAGAGAACGCAAGGAAGCTCTGGATGATCTTAAAGCTCAGTTTGCTGCTATTTCCTGCGATATTGCAGCGAAGATTATCGGCGAAAATATGACACCGGCTATGAATGACCGGTTCATCGATGAGAGCATTGCTATGCTTGATGCTCAAAAAGTAGGTAAATAAACATGGATAAGACCGTAATCCTTGCAAAAAAGTATGGACGAGCTATCTATGAAATTGCTGTAGAACAGCACTCTCTCGAACAGACAGAAGCGGATCTTCGTCTTATTGCAGATGCAATTGGTGAAAATGAAAGTTTAAAGAGACTTTTATTACATCCACTTCTTTCTAAAGAAATAAAGAAAGACACAATTAAAAATATATTCGCAGATAAGGTACAGCCGATTGTGCTACAGTTCTGCTACGTTGTGATCGACAAGGATAGAGCTAGTATCCTTGAGTCTATGATTGAAATTTATACACTGCTTGCTCGTGAAGGGCTCGGTGTAGAGGAAGCATTGGTAACGAGTGCAAGTCCTCTTTCTGAACAACAGGCAGCTGCTCTTCAAGCTAAGTTGTCTGAAATTGTAGGAAAGAAAATTATCATGAGACAAGAAGTAGATTCAGCGCTGCTTGGTGGCTTTACCGTTAAGGTCGGAGACCGTCTTATTGATGGATCTGTAGCCCGTCAGCTTAGCACGCTGAAAGCGAAAATGATGCAAAGAGGTTGAGGTGACTTATAGGATATGAAAATCAGTTCAGATGAAATTACATCTGTCATTAAAAAACAGATTGAAAACTACAAAGTAGACCTCAATGTCGATGAAGTAGGTACAGTACTCGAAGTCGGCGATGGCATTGCTCACTTGTATGGCCTTGAAAATTGTATGGCCGGTGAATTGCTTGAATTGCCGAATGGGGTATATGGTATGGCTCTTAACCTTGAAGAAAGCAATGTAGGTGCAGTTCTTCTTGGTGATGCTGAAACAATTAAGGAAGGCGATACAGTTAAGAGAACCGGACGTCTTATGCAGGTTCCGGTTGGTGACGCAGTATTAGGTCGCGTTGTTAACTCACTGGGTCAGCCAATTGACGGCAAGGGCGAAATCAAGACTGATACTTATCGCGACATTGAAATTAAGGCACCGGGCATTGCTGACAGACAGCCAGTTAATGTTCCGTTGCAGACAGGTCTTAAAGCAATTGATGCAATGGTTCCGATTGGACGTGGTCAGCGTGAATTAATCATTGGTGACCGTGGTACCGGTAAGACTGCTATTGCAATTGATACTATTTTGAACCAGAAGGGACTTGGCGTTATTTGTATTTATGTCTCAGTCGGACAGAAGAACTCTAACGTTGTTCGTGTTCATGAAAGACTTAAAGCAGCCGGCGCAATGGATTATTCCATTATCGTTCACGCAGGTGCTTCTGAAGGTTCTCCAATGCAGTATCTTGCACCGTACTCCGGTGTATCTATTGCAGAATATTTTATGCATCAAGGTAAAGATGTTCTCATTATTTATGATGACCTCTCCAAGCATGCGGTAGCTTACCGTGCTATGTCCTTGTTGCTCCGTCGTCCACCGGGACGTGAAGCGTACCCCGGCGACGTATTCTATTTACATTCTCGTCTTTTGGAACGTGCGGCTCGTCTTTCTGACGAATTGGGCGGAGGCTCTATTACCGCATTGCCAATCATTGAAACTTTGGCTGGTGACGTAGGTGCGTACATTCCAACAAACGTAATTTCTATTACAGACGGTCAGATTTACTTGGAAACGAACTTGTTCTATTCCGGTATTCGTCCGGCTATCAACGTTGGTTTGTCCGTATCCCGTGTAGGTGGTTCTGCACAGATTAAGGCAATGAAGCAGGTAGCAGGTACTCTGCGTTTGGAATTGGCTCAGTATCGTGAATTGGCAGCGTTTGCGCAGTTCGGTTCCGATCTTGATCCGGCAACTAAAGCACAGATTGACCGTGGGCAGAGAACAACCGAGGTTCTTAAGCAGCCACAGTATAGTCCATTACCTGTAGAAGAACAGGTACAGGCTATTTTTGCGGCAGTTAAGGGCTATTTGGATGATATTGCTGTAGAAGATGTTGTTGATTTTGAAGATCAGCTTGTTGTTTTCTTACGTACATCTCATCCGGAGATTGGAGCAGCTATTCTTGATAAGAAGAAGCTCACCGATGATATCGACGCACAGCTGCGCGCCGCTATCGAAGAATTTAAGACTCGCTACAAAGCGGCTAAATCGGAAGCAAAGTCTGAAACGGCAGAGAGGTGATCTGATTGGAGAGTACGCGTGATATAAAAGGGCGCATTAAATCTGTCACCAACATCCAGCAGATTACGAAGGCAATGAAGATGGTGGCTGCTGCCCGTCTGCGTAAAGCAGAAGAAAAGGCAGCCGGCGCACGTCCCTATGCCGACAAAGTAGGAGAGCTCTTGCGCCGAGCATCCGCTAACGTTACCGGTTTTACCAGTCCACTTTTGCGTACTGGGGAAGTTAAAAAGGTCGGTTATCTGGTTATTTCAGCCGATAAGGGACTTGCCGGAGCATATAACTCTAACGTGATGAAGAAGATTGTGGCAGAGATCTCAGAAAAGGATAGTAGTACTTACAAACTTTATTTATGTGGTAAACAGGCCCATAACTACTTAAAGTTCCGTGGTATTACAGAAGATTCCTATCATTTCGGATTTTCCGATAAACCTCAAGCTTCGGATGCAATCGAACTTGCCAAAGAAATGATTGACGAGTTTGTAAATGAAGAAGTTGATGAGGTATACATTGTTTATACGAAGTTTTTTACAGCTCTTCGCCAGCAGGTTACTATGACCCGTTTGCTGCCAATTGTAGCAGATGAGCCGGCTAAGAGTTCCGAAGTAGCGGAAGACACATTTAATGTAGAGCCGGAAGAATTTATTTTCTTACCGGATGCTACTACCGTGTTGACTAAGTTACTTCCGGAATATGTACAGGTACAAATTTACAGCAGTATGTTGCAGTCTGCTGCATCCGAATTGGGCAGTAGAATGGCGGCAATGACAGCTGCAACCGACAATGCTAAGGAAAGAATTGATGATTTGAATTTGACGTATAATAAGGCGCGTCAGGCACAAATTACTAATGAAATTTCTGAAATTGTCGGCGGTGCAAACGCACTTGAATAAGTATCTGAGTAGTTAAGGAGGAATGCTTCTTCATGGCAAATGAACAGGAAGGGCAGGTAGGTAAGGTTGTCCAAGTCATTGGTGCGGTTGTAGATATCGCTTTTGACGATGATAATAATCTTCCTGCTATTTATAACGCAATTCACGTCAAAGATGACAATGGCAGCGTTCCTGTAGATGTCATCTGCGAAACCATGCAACATCTCGGTGACGGTGTAGTCCGTACAGTAGCTATGAGCTCTACCGACGGTATGGTACGTGGAATGAAGGCTGTTGATACCGGTCGTGCAATTGCAGTTCCGGTAGGCGATGGCTGCCTTGGACGTATTTTTAACGTTCTTGGTCAGACAGTGGACAATGATCCCGCTAAAGTAGAAGCGAAAGATTATTGGCCAATTCACCGTCCGGCACCGGCATTTAAAGACCAGTCTCCGGCGGCTGAAATTTTTGAAACCGGCATTAAGGTCGTTGACCTGATTGCTCCATACGCTAAGGGTGGTAAGGTAGGTTTGTTCGGTGGTGCAGGCGTTGGTAAGACAGTTCTTATTCAGGAACTCATTCACAACGTTGCTACAGAACACTCCGGCTGTTCCGTATTCTGCGGCGTAGGTGAACGTACCCGTGAAGGTAATGACCTTTGGGGAGAAATGCGTGAATCCGGAGTTCTTTCTAAGGCTGCACTTGTGTATGGTCAGATGAATGAACCGCCGGGAGCACGTATGCGTGTAGCATTGACCGGTTTGACAATGTCCGAATATTTCCGCGATAAGGAAAATCAGGACGTATTACTTTTCATTGATAATATTTTCCGTTTCGTTCAGGCAGGTTCTGAAGTGTCTGCGTTGCTTGGCCGTATGCCATCAGCGGTAGGTTACCAGCCAACATTAGCAACTGATATTGGTGAACTTCAGGAAAGAATTACCTCAACCAAGAACGGTTCTATCACTTCTGTACAGGCAGTATATGTACCTGCCGATGATTTGACAGACCCGGCTCCGGCAGGTGTATTCTCCCACTTGGACTCTACAACGGTTCTTAATCGTTCTATTGCTGAGCTCGGTATTTATCCGGCAGTAGATCCGTTAGACTCTACCAGCCGTATTCTTGATCCGAATATTCTCGGTACAGAACATTATGAAGTTGCCCGTGGCGTACAGGCTATTCTGCAACGCTATAAGGAATTGCAAGACATTATCGCCATTCTGGGTATGGAAGAACTTTCTGACGAAGACAAAGTTATTGTTGCTCGTGCAAGAAAGATTCAGAGATTCCTGTCTCAGCCGTTCTTCGTAGCTGAACAGTTTACTGGTTCTCCAGGACGTTATGTACCACTGAAAGAAACCATCCGTGGTTTCAAGGAAATTCTTGCAGGTCAACACGATGATCTCCCGGAAGGTGCATTTTACATGGTAGGAACCATTGATGAAGCAATCGAAAAGGCTGAAAAGATGAAGAAAGGGGAATAAGCTATGGCTGACACCCTGACATCACCTATGCATGTGGAAGTTATGAGTCCGGACGGTGCGGTATTTACCGCAGATAGCGTGGACATGGTTGTTGCACATGCAGCAGATGGTGAATTTGCAGTCATGAAAGGTCATTTACCGTTAGTGGCAGCACTTACTGTTGCTCCTGTTCGTATTAAGAGCGGAAGCAAAGAAACTACTATTGCAGTATTTAACGGATTCCTTGAAATCAATAAAGATATTGTTAATATTGTAGCTCCACAGGTAGAATTGGCTGAGGACATTGATGTAGCTCGTGCACAAGCAGCAAAAGAGCGTGCTGAAAAGCGTTTGGCTGCTCGTACAGCTGATTTAGATGTAGATCGAGCACAGTTAGCGTTAGCTAGAGCACTTCTTCGTCTGAAAGTGACACATTCACTATAAAAAAAGACTCCTTCGGGAGTCTTTTTTTTGAATATTTTCATACATTGGAGAGCTTATAAAAATTTGATACTATATAGGTGAATAGATAACTTTATATAGACAGCAAAGGTGGTGACTTTATGCGGATAGAACCATTTATTTTGGAAGAGTGGATGCAAAAATATGAAGGGGAAGAAGTTTATAATCTGGATAATAGTTGTGTATATGCTTTAAGTCTCATAGAATTTAAAAATTTAATTGGCATTGAAGAACAAGAAATTTTAAATATGTTTCGTAATATTCAACTAAGTTATGGTGGATATGCTACGGGTGGGAATCCGATACTTCTTGCAGAGATTGCTAAATTATATGAAGATATAAAAGCACATCAAATTATGACTACTTTTGGTGGAACTGCAGCGAATCATCATGCGTTTTTCTCTTTACTTGAACCAGGAGATGAAATTATTACTTTTATTCCGGGCTATCAGCAGTTATGGTCATTGCCTAAAGCTTATGGAGCGATTGTTAAATTTTTGCGATTAAAAAAAGAAAATGAATTTCATATAGATATAAAAGAATTAGAACGACTCATTACTCCCAAAACTAAAATGATTTGTTTTTCTACACCTTGCAATCCAACAGGTACTTTGTTTAGCAAGGATGAATTAGAAACAATTATAGCTCTTGCAGCCAAACAAGATATATATATATTGGCTGATGAAGTATACAGACATTTAGTTACTGACGGAGATATACAGCCTTCCATTTGTGATATCTATGAAAAAGGCATATCCGTAGGAAGTATGTCAAAAGTGTTTTCCTTAGCAGGTCTTAGATTAGGCTGGTTAGCTACCCGTGATGAATTGGCACGAAAAAGTTTTATGAATTGTGCATCTTATCACGTAGGTGGATGTAATATTATTTCAGAGTTAATTGCTATTTTGGCACTAAGAGCAAAAGAGCTATTAATTAATCGGAATTTGAGTATGCTGCGAGCCAATTTAGAAAGTCTTGACAGTTGGATGCAATATTACAGTGATATTTTTTCCTATGTAAAGCCACATGCAGGATCCATGGCATTGATTTATTATCCATTTGATATATCGACAGAAGTTTTTTGTAAAAATATTTTAAAAGAAACAGGTACTTTAGTTATGCCGGGAGATGCTTTTAAAGAACCTTCCAGTTTTAGAATTAGTTATGCATGCAATCATCAGCAATTAATGAGCGGATTATATGAAATTGGTTGTTATGCTAAACGTTTGCAGGAAGAACTAAAGACGTAATTGTTATAAGATAAGTAATTCATGCGAGGACATACTATGGATATCACTTTTACTGTATTAAAATATTTTAAGAAGACAGCAGAATTACAGCATATGACTAAGGCAGCAAAAGCTCTTCATGTAGCACAATCTTCTTTAAGCTATACGATGAAATCATTGGAAGAATCTTTGGGAGTACCTTTATTTGAAAGGCGAGGACGAAATATTATTTTAACTTCGTACGGAATGGAATTTTTAAAAGGAACTAATCGTATTCTTGCAGAAATAGAAAAGACAAAAAACAAGTTAGAGGCGATGAAAAAGAAGGAAGTGGAATCTATTCATATTGCTTTTCTTGCTTTGTGTGACTTAGCCCCTAGTTTGGTAAAAGGAATTAAACAAATGTATCCGCAGATACATTTATCCATTGATTTTTCTCCATCGATTGATAAGGAAAGTGTAAGAAAAATCGCAGACACTTCTGATTTAGCGTTAGTATCCGGTTCTAAACCTTTTAAGGCTGAGCATGCAATTACTTTATTTAAAGAAGAATTAATGCTTGCAGTTCCACAAACACACCCTTTATCAACTCATGCTGTAGTGCATTTATCTGATTTTGCAACAGAAAATTTTATTCAAATTCAGTCTGAGCCGGGATTACGATTAGTTATGGAACATTATTGTAGAGAAGCCGGATTTATGCCTAAAGTAACTATGTGTAGTGATAACGAGAATTTGATTTGTGAGTGCATACGCTCAGGGTTAGGAGTACTCTTGGTTCCCAATGTGACTTGGGGGAAAATTAGTGGAAAAGGTATTGTGTTTATTCCAATTGCATCACCACATTGCCATAGATATATAAGTTTGGTTTGGAATCAGGAAAGTATGCGGATTCCGGAAATACAGAAATTAAAATCTTATATACAAAGATATATAGTTGACTTTATAAAGAAGTCAACTTGGAGCTAGAACATAATTATAAAAGAAGTTGCAAGCGATGATAAGCTTGCAACTTCTTTTATAATCTATCAATTTTTTCGATTAATACCTTTAAAATACGTAATTATCCCATTGTATAGATAAATATTATTTATTGGTATTTTTAATTAAAAATATTAAAAAGAAAATCTATAACAAGGAAGAAGACAAGTATATATATTAGTGAGATTGAATCATCACTTATATACTGTAGATAGCAGAGCCGGCTTAAATAACTATCATTTCTTATTTTATTATTAGTTACTTACTTAATGGAGGGATCATGTATGAAACCATTTAAATTAGCTTATTCTGAGAAAGCTTGTTCTTTATTGAATCCCATATCAGAAAGAGAGATAGTTGATGTAAGATGTACGGATTTTGTAGATGTGGCAGCTGTTGTTGTTGCCGTAGAAGATGCACAAGTATTAAGAGATAAACCTTTTATAAAAGCATTAGAACTACCTGTGTTTGTAGTTACTTCTGAAGGAGAGTCAATTCCTGATGATATGATGAAATATGCATATGGTGTATTTGATTTAGACCCATTAAATAGAGATATGTATGATACACAAATTGAATGTGCCGCTACTCGATATGAAAAAAAGGTAGTACCTCCTTTTGCTAGAGCTTTAATGGAGTATGTAAAAGTGGGATATTCCTCCTTTGATACACCGGGGCATGAAGGTGGGCAGTATTTTTTAAAACATCCGGCAGGATATGCTTTATATAATTTCTTTGGTGAAAATTTGTTTAAGGCAGACATTAGTTGCGGTGTTCCGGAATTGGGAGACTTAATGATTCATGAAGGTGTTGCTGTAGATGCGGAAAAACATGCGGCACATGTATTTAATGCAGATAAGACCTATTTTATTATGAATGGTACTTCGTCTGCTAATAAGGTTGTATTAAATTCCGTATTAGCACCCGGGGATATTGTTCTTTATGATCGTAATAATCACAAGTCGGTTTCTCATGGAGCGCTTATTGAAGCAGGTGCTACGCCTGTATATTTAGAAACAGCTCGTAATCCGTTCGGGTCTATTGGTGGGATTATAAGTCATTGTTTTACGGAAGAACACATTCGCAAAATTATTGCAGAAAGGGATCCTGTTAAGGCACAAGAAAAGAGACCTGTTCGTTTAGCCGTTATTCAGCTCGGGACTTATGATGGATGTATCTACAGTGCACGTCAGGTTATTGATAAAATTGGACATCTCTGTGATTATATCTTATTTGACTCTGCATGGGTCGGTTATGAACAATTTATTCCAATGATGAAAGACTGTAGTCCTTTATTATTGGAATTAGGGCCGGAAGATCCCGGAATTTTTGTAACACAATCTGTACATAAGCAGTTGCTAGGATTCTCTATGACATCTCAAGTTCACAAAAAAGATAGTCATATTAAGGGGCAAGATAGATATGTGCCACATAAGAGAGTAAATAATTGTTATATGATGCACACCTCTACATCTCCTTTCTATCCGTTGTTTGCAGCATTAGATGTAAATGCCAGAGTACAGGAAGGGGAAGCGGGAAAACTTTTATGGGCAAATGCGATGAAGGTTGCTGTAGAAGCACGTAAATCTATCTTAAAGAATTGTCATTATTTAAGACCTCTTGTACCACCTATGGTTCATGGCAAGAAGTGGGAAGAGGGCGATACCGATAAGATGATTAACGATATGGCATATTGGACTTTTGAACCGGGTGCTAAGTGGCATGGTTTCGAGGGGTATAGTGAAGGGCAATATTTTGTTGATCCGTGTAAGATTCAATTTGTAACCGGTGGTATTGATATTGAAACCGGAGAATATGAGAATTTTGGTATACCCGCAAACGTATTAATGACTTATTTACGTGCTAACCAAATTATTCCGGAAAAGTGTGATTTGAATGATATTTTATTCTTAGTAACCCCTGCAGACACTAAAGCAAAGATGGATGATTTGATTGCAAAATTAATTCGTTTTGAACAATTAATTGATGAAGATCGTCCGATGTCAGAAGTATTACCTGCTGTTTACTATGCAAATGAACAGAAATATAGAGGGTATACCATGCGTAGACTTTGCCGAGAAATGCATGAGTTCTACAAGAATAGAAAAGTGAATGTACTACAAAGACGCATGTTCCTTCGCAACTATTTACCTGCATATGCAATGCTTCCACAAGATGCAAATTATGAATTTATTCGTGGGCATGGAGAATTAGTTCGTCTTAGCGAAATTACAGGACGTATCGCTTTAGAAGGGGCACTTCCTTATCCTCCGGGGGTTCTTTGTGTACAGCCTGGAGAAAGATGGTCAGAAACAGTTACACAATATTTCTTGGCATTAGAAGAAGGTATTAATCAGTTACCGGGATTTACACCTGAAATCCAAGGGGTATATTTCCAGGATGAAGCAGATGGTAGCCGTAGAGCTTATGGTTATGTGCTTAAAAAGGAATACGAGAAATAATAGTAGTAGCTAAAAGATCATTGTAACTTATAGAGGCCGAATGACATGAGTTCGGCCTGCTATAAGATTAAGGGGGAATTGCTATGAATGAGAATCATAAAATGAATGTGTGGCAACTTACCATTCTAACTGCTGTTAATATGATGGGATCCGGTATTATTATGCTTCCTTCTAATTTAGCGGAGTTTGGCGGGATTTCCATTGTATCCTGGTTAGTTACCGCTGTGGGTTCTATGTGTTTAGCTTATGCTTTTTCTAAGTGTGGAATGTTTAGCAAAAAAAGTGGTGGCATGACGGGATATGCAGAATACTCTTTTGGGAAAGCCGGTAATTTTTTATGTAATTATGTGTACAGTGTGTCCATTTTAGTTTCTAATGTAGCAATTGCTATTTCAGCAGTAGGATATGGCTGTACCTTTTTTGGTATCGAGCTTACTCCTATTATGACTTGTGTGTATACTATTTTTGTGATTTGGTTAACGACAGTTTTTAATTTCTGGGGACCTGAAATTACCGGTAGAATTAGTGGAGTAACGGTTTGGGGAGTGTTGATTCCTATATTTACTATTTCTACAGTAGGATGGTTTTTCTTCTCCGGGGATATGTACGTCTCTAATTGGAATATACATGATTTACCTTTTAGTGAAGCTGCACTTAATTCCATTACTATGACATTATGGGCTTTCTTAGGACTCGAGTCGGCTTGCGTTAATGCAGATGCTGTAGAAAATCCTGAGAAGAGTGTTCCTTTTGCTGTTATGGGGGGAACCTTAGGTTGTGCAGTAGTGTATATTCTTTCTACTAATGTTATGTTTGGGATACTTCCTGCAGCAGAAATATCTGCTAGTTCGGCTCCTTTCGGGCTTGCATTTGCAACTATGTTTGGACCGATAATTGGAAAAACAGTTATGGGGCTTATGTGTGTGTCTTGTTTGGGGTCTTTGTTTGGTTGGCAATTTACTGGTGCGAATATGTACAAGGGGGCAGCTGAATTTGGTTTTTATCCAAAGATTTTTGCGAAAGTAACGTCTAAAGGCGCTCCTGTCATAGGAATGATTATTGCAGGCAGTATTCAAACAGGGCTCGCTTTAATGACTATCAGTCCTTCTCTTAATAAGCAGTTTGAAGCACTCGTTAACTTAGCTGTTATTTTAAATGTAATTCCATATTTCTTATGTATGGCTGCTATGGTGGTTATTATGAAAGCAGCCGGACATGGAAGTCCTGGAGAACTAAGATTACCTAGAATCGCTGCATTTATAGGTTCTGTATATACATTGTATGCATGTTGGTCGGCCGGTATGGATGCGATGACATATGGTTCCTTGTTGGCTTTCTTCGGATGGACATTATATGGATTTGTTTCCGATCGCTTTGATCTACAGAATTATATAAATGAATAAGTAGAGAAAAAGGACCTTCTATACAATATAGTTTAAAGTCAAAAGACTAGGAGTGCATTCTTGGTCTTTTGACTTGTTTTAGTAGAGAAGAATCTTGCCTTTCCTAGTCTTTTTTGATATGCTCTCTATACAGTTCATAAGTGTTTTATTGTTTTTATTTATTTTTTAATA
It contains:
- the potE gene encoding putrescine-ornithine antiporter, giving the protein MNENHKMNVWQLTILTAVNMMGSGIIMLPSNLAEFGGISIVSWLVTAVGSMCLAYAFSKCGMFSKKSGGMTGYAEYSFGKAGNFLCNYVYSVSILVSNVAIAISAVGYGCTFFGIELTPIMTCVYTIFVIWLTTVFNFWGPEITGRISGVTVWGVLIPIFTISTVGWFFFSGDMYVSNWNIHDLPFSEAALNSITMTLWAFLGLESACVNADAVENPEKSVPFAVMGGTLGCAVVYILSTNVMFGILPAAEISASSAPFGLAFATMFGPIIGKTVMGLMCVSCLGSLFGWQFTGANMYKGAAEFGFYPKIFAKVTSKGAPVIGMIIAGSIQTGLALMTISPSLNKQFEALVNLAVILNVIPYFLCMAAMVVIMKAAGHGSPGELRLPRIAAFIGSVYTLYACWSAGMDAMTYGSLLAFFGWTLYGFVSDRFDLQNYINE
- a CDS encoding LysR family transcriptional regulator: MDITFTVLKYFKKTAELQHMTKAAKALHVAQSSLSYTMKSLEESLGVPLFERRGRNIILTSYGMEFLKGTNRILAEIEKTKNKLEAMKKKEVESIHIAFLALCDLAPSLVKGIKQMYPQIHLSIDFSPSIDKESVRKIADTSDLALVSGSKPFKAEHAITLFKEELMLAVPQTHPLSTHAVVHLSDFATENFIQIQSEPGLRLVMEHYCREAGFMPKVTMCSDNENLICECIRSGLGVLLVPNVTWGKISGKGIVFIPIASPHCHRYISLVWNQESMRIPEIQKLKSYIQRYIVDFIKKSTWS
- a CDS encoding aminotransferase class I/II-fold pyridoxal phosphate-dependent enzyme: MRIEPFILEEWMQKYEGEEVYNLDNSCVYALSLIEFKNLIGIEEQEILNMFRNIQLSYGGYATGGNPILLAEIAKLYEDIKAHQIMTTFGGTAANHHAFFSLLEPGDEIITFIPGYQQLWSLPKAYGAIVKFLRLKKENEFHIDIKELERLITPKTKMICFSTPCNPTGTLFSKDELETIIALAAKQDIYILADEVYRHLVTDGDIQPSICDIYEKGISVGSMSKVFSLAGLRLGWLATRDELARKSFMNCASYHVGGCNIISELIAILALRAKELLINRNLSMLRANLESLDSWMQYYSDIFSYVKPHAGSMALIYYPFDISTEVFCKNILKETGTLVMPGDAFKEPSSFRISYACNHQQLMSGLYEIGCYAKRLQEELKT
- the speC gene encoding ornithine decarboxylase, which gives rise to MKPFKLAYSEKACSLLNPISEREIVDVRCTDFVDVAAVVVAVEDAQVLRDKPFIKALELPVFVVTSEGESIPDDMMKYAYGVFDLDPLNRDMYDTQIECAATRYEKKVVPPFARALMEYVKVGYSSFDTPGHEGGQYFLKHPAGYALYNFFGENLFKADISCGVPELGDLMIHEGVAVDAEKHAAHVFNADKTYFIMNGTSSANKVVLNSVLAPGDIVLYDRNNHKSVSHGALIEAGATPVYLETARNPFGSIGGIISHCFTEEHIRKIIAERDPVKAQEKRPVRLAVIQLGTYDGCIYSARQVIDKIGHLCDYILFDSAWVGYEQFIPMMKDCSPLLLELGPEDPGIFVTQSVHKQLLGFSMTSQVHKKDSHIKGQDRYVPHKRVNNCYMMHTSTSPFYPLFAALDVNARVQEGEAGKLLWANAMKVAVEARKSILKNCHYLRPLVPPMVHGKKWEEGDTDKMINDMAYWTFEPGAKWHGFEGYSEGQYFVDPCKIQFVTGGIDIETGEYENFGIPANVLMTYLRANQIIPEKCDLNDILFLVTPADTKAKMDDLIAKLIRFEQLIDEDRPMSEVLPAVYYANEQKYRGYTMRRLCREMHEFYKNRKVNVLQRRMFLRNYLPAYAMLPQDANYEFIRGHGELVRLSEITGRIALEGALPYPPGVLCVQPGERWSETVTQYFLALEEGINQLPGFTPEIQGVYFQDEADGSRRAYGYVLKKEYEK